In a single window of the Methanolobus psychrophilus R15 genome:
- a CDS encoding Nucleotidyltransferase, putative, which yields MRIDAVVRNLEIIGEAAGKIPPGTRDEYPDIPWKKIVGLRNILIHEYFGIDIEIIWDVVENHLDNLKIEAQRIVEEQKLS from the coding sequence ATGAGAATCGATGCCGTTGTCCGCAACCTTGAGATCATTGGCGAAGCAGCAGGCAAAATCCCTCCAGGGACCAGAGATGAGTATCCAGACATTCCATGGAAAAAGATAGTAGGACTTAGAAACATCCTTATACACGAGTACTTTGGAATTGACATTGAGATCATATGGGATGTAGTCGAGAATCACCTTGACAATCTGAAAATAGAAGCGCAGAGGATTGTAGAAGAGCAAAAGCTCAGTTAG
- a CDS encoding cell surface protein, whose amino-acid sequence MTDGNYTEDDLIIDTEVTIISENGSQYTSIISNSSSVTLINITANNVTINGFSIRGNGYSENDGIYLNSVSNTNISNNEIYEFDEGLRTFESNNTLIANNDFSFNFQSIFFDRSTNNTMVNNTMHFPLLGFGVDGFELEHFIHTIDNNTINTKKLYYWINASDAQIPSDAGQVYVINSTNITVKDLELICTYDGVAFIFTDNSRIENVTVGLSSYGLTLIGSNNNTLNDNTIVLCLYDGIYVVESDNNTLIDNIATLTCLLSEQEACSGIFLGGSNNNSLINNIANFNGESGIHLWNSDNNTLRGNDASENYLSGIYLLESTNNTLVDNLVNGAYDGFFFSTNAGMNAASFEDDTYPDNLINNILVDNIGNENSFSDLFSETISMDIGFFESALQTKHVVSKRNPVMDDISINSISINAIEIGLLHGSGIFLASSPNNVLTGNQVLLNEYDFATIDSENVEVNKLMLTEGQAQMSFTTDRYSLYLKGTDSNSVSLPGKTNVNGYIDLFYSPDSFNIRDQPLDAEINIFTTNMDLKFLYDDSGMSTADESSIGLYKLNGTQWTKIPNATLHTPDNYVSATLASTENGFSINGIASYEATLALFKDPEPSTSRSGSSVIAREISQGRSTDLPVGNDGEVTGDTVVKSSNAATTLTLYKGTKAVDASGNPVNRIIVTTPSSLPSDTPAEVVESGLYFRFGPSGTTFSQDVMITMDFDPEDFEGRAPVIYTYTSEDGWIALETTVDWENGRATAMISHFSLYALFGTDGEEAPVIAAETQGKDTDVHVVQEEGNPVETEKGSGILFWVVGLVLVLGIGAAILMNKKKHGEL is encoded by the coding sequence GTGACCGATGGAAATTACACAGAAGATGATCTGATCATTGATACGGAAGTAACAATTATTTCTGAGAATGGATCACAATATACAAGCATAATATCTAATTCATCCAGTGTTACTCTAATCAACATAACTGCCAATAATGTAACTATTAATGGTTTTTCCATTAGAGGTAATGGTTATTCTGAAAATGATGGAATCTACTTGAATTCTGTTTCAAATACAAATATTTCAAACAATGAGATATATGAATTCGACGAAGGATTACGTACATTTGAATCTAATAACACTCTAATAGCCAACAACGATTTTTCCTTTAATTTCCAGAGCATATTCTTTGACCGCTCAACGAACAATACTATGGTCAATAACACAATGCATTTCCCTCTACTGGGTTTTGGTGTTGATGGATTCGAATTAGAACATTTCATTCATACCATCGACAATAACACCATTAATACTAAAAAACTCTATTACTGGATAAATGCCTCAGATGCCCAAATACCCTCTGATGCGGGTCAGGTATATGTTATCAATTCTACCAACATAACTGTCAAGGACCTTGAGTTGATCTGTACTTATGATGGTGTTGCGTTTATATTCACAGATAATTCAAGAATTGAAAATGTTACGGTAGGCCTAAGTAGTTATGGTCTCACTCTCATAGGTTCAAATAACAACACGTTGAATGACAATACCATTGTACTTTGTTTATATGATGGTATTTATGTTGTAGAATCGGACAACAATACCCTGATCGATAACATAGCCACTTTAACATGTCTACTTTCAGAGCAAGAGGCATGTTCAGGTATTTTCCTTGGTGGCTCTAATAATAACAGTTTGATCAACAACATTGCAAACTTCAATGGAGAATCAGGTATTCATCTGTGGAACTCAGACAACAATACCTTAAGAGGAAACGATGCAAGTGAAAACTATTTAAGTGGCATTTATCTACTGGAATCAACAAACAATACCTTGGTAGATAACCTCGTGAATGGCGCATACGATGGCTTTTTCTTCTCAACAAATGCAGGTATGAACGCAGCATCTTTTGAAGACGATACATACCCTGATAATTTGATCAATAACATTCTGGTAGATAATATTGGCAATGAGAATTCTTTCAGCGATCTCTTCTCCGAAACCATATCTATGGATATTGGATTCTTTGAGAGCGCTCTGCAGACCAAGCACGTTGTCAGTAAAAGGAACCCGGTTATGGACGATATCAGCATAAACAGCATTTCGATTAATGCTATAGAAATAGGACTACTACATGGCTCTGGTATCTTTTTAGCTTCCAGTCCAAATAATGTCCTGACAGGGAACCAAGTTCTACTCAATGAATACGATTTTGCTACCATCGATTCTGAAAATGTAGAAGTGAACAAGCTGATGCTGACCGAGGGCCAGGCACAGATGTCTTTCACAACCGATAGATACAGTCTTTACTTGAAAGGCACTGATTCAAATTCTGTGTCACTGCCAGGAAAGACAAATGTCAATGGTTATATTGACTTATTTTATTCTCCGGACTCATTTAACATTCGTGATCAGCCATTAGATGCTGAGATCAATATATTTACCACAAACATGGACCTAAAGTTTTTGTATGACGATTCTGGAATGAGCACAGCAGATGAATCTTCAATAGGACTCTACAAGCTAAACGGTACTCAATGGACAAAGATCCCAAATGCCACTCTTCATACACCTGACAACTATGTCTCCGCAACATTGGCCTCTACTGAAAATGGTTTCTCAATAAATGGAATAGCGTCTTACGAAGCCACATTAGCTCTCTTCAAAGATCCGGAACCTTCTACCAGTCGTTCTGGTAGTTCTGTCATTGCAAGGGAAATAAGCCAGGGTAGATCCACTGATCTGCCGGTAGGTAACGATGGAGAAGTAACAGGTGATACTGTTGTAAAGTCATCCAATGCAGCTACCACGCTTACCCTTTACAAAGGAACAAAAGCAGTAGATGCTTCAGGAAACCCAGTAAACAGGATAATTGTCACAACACCATCTTCCCTGCCTTCAGATACTCCTGCAGAAGTAGTTGAATCCGGCCTGTACTTCAGGTTCGGGCCATCAGGCACTACATTCAGCCAGGATGTCATGATAACGATGGACTTCGATCCTGAAGACTTTGAGGGAAGAGCTCCAGTTATCTATACATACACGTCAGAAGATGGATGGATAGCCCTTGAGACAACAGTTGACTGGGAAAACGGCAGAGCAACTGCAATGATCAGCCACTTCTCATTGTATGCACTGTTTGGAACCGATGGTGAAGAGGCACCAGTGATAGCAGCTGAGACACAAGGGAAGGATACCGATGTTCATGTTGTCCAGGAAGAAGGAAACCCTGTTGAGACGGAAAAAGGATCAGGCATTCTTTTCTGGGTTGTTGGCCTCGTACTTGTCCTGGGGATAGGAGCTGCTATTTTAATGAATAAGAAGAAACATGGAGAGCTTTAA
- a CDS encoding nucleotidyltransferase gives MFKEGRKTFDNYMELKFYLENIFGRKVDLVIETAIKPILREAILKEAVYA, from the coding sequence GTGTTCAAGGAAGGCAGAAAGACTTTTGATAACTATATGGAGTTGAAGTTCTATCTTGAAAACATATTTGGAAGAAAGGTGGACCTTGTTATTGAGACAGCAATAAAGCCAATTTTAAGGGAAGCAATCCTGAAAGAGGCCGTTTATGCCTAG